One region of Synechococcus elongatus PCC 11801 genomic DNA includes:
- the rpsT gene encoding 30S ribosomal protein S20, giving the protein MANIKSAIKRVQIAERNRLRNKAYKSAVKTLVKHCFTAFDAYAADPNETARQAVNERLSAAYSKIDKAVKRGVLHANTGARKKARLAKAFHLKVDPQA; this is encoded by the coding sequence GTGGCTAATATCAAGTCTGCCATCAAACGTGTCCAGATCGCGGAGCGCAACCGCCTCCGCAATAAGGCCTACAAGTCAGCAGTCAAAACGCTGGTCAAGCACTGCTTCACGGCCTTCGACGCCTATGCGGCAGACCCCAACGAAACCGCCCGCCAAGCAGTGAACGAACGCCTCTCGGCGGCCTACAGCAAAATCGACAAAGCGGTGAAACGCGGCGTTCTGCATGCCAACACCGGTGCGCGCAAAAAAGCTCGTCTTGCCAAAGCCTTCCACCTGAAGGTTGACCCCCAAGCCTAG
- a CDS encoding DNA topoisomerase I, whose translation MGLVDQILDRLQDLARRLIEALFGPQAQPEPEPIPVPVRDRR comes from the coding sequence ATGGGATTAGTGGATCAAATTCTGGATCGCCTGCAAGATTTGGCACGGCGGTTGATCGAAGCGCTGTTTGGTCCCCAAGCCCAGCCTGAGCCCGAGCCTATTCCTGTTCCTGTGCGCGATCGCCGCTAA
- a CDS encoding tRNA-(ms[2]io[6]A)-hydroxylase, which produces MTTTVLPDAPATIRFLQQPTSQAWIEQALAYFPTVLLDHAHCERKAAGVALSLISRYPSDAKLVRTLTAIAREELEHFEQVNALLEAQGIPLQALPAPPYAAGLHAAIRRTEPDRLLDQLLIAALIEARSHERLGLLAAHLPDAAIASFYRALMASEARHFGAYWLLAVDRFPRSQVDERLQELAALESQLLRTLHPEPRVHS; this is translated from the coding sequence ATGACCACAACTGTTCTGCCCGATGCTCCAGCGACGATTCGCTTTTTGCAGCAGCCGACTTCTCAAGCTTGGATTGAGCAGGCACTGGCCTATTTCCCAACGGTTCTGCTCGATCACGCCCACTGTGAGCGGAAGGCGGCTGGCGTTGCCCTGAGTTTGATCAGTCGCTATCCCAGTGATGCCAAGCTGGTACGCACTTTAACTGCGATCGCCCGCGAAGAACTCGAGCATTTCGAGCAGGTCAATGCTCTGTTGGAAGCCCAGGGGATTCCTCTGCAAGCGTTGCCAGCCCCGCCCTATGCTGCTGGTCTGCATGCGGCTATTCGGCGGACGGAACCCGATCGCCTATTGGATCAGCTGTTGATTGCAGCCTTGATCGAAGCGCGGAGCCATGAGCGCTTGGGATTACTCGCGGCGCATTTGCCCGATGCGGCGATCGCGAGTTTCTATCGGGCCTTGATGGCCTCAGAGGCACGACATTTCGGTGCCTATTGGCTGCTGGCCGTAGACCGTTTTCCGCGATCGCAGGTCGATGAGCGGCTGCAAGAATTAGCAGCACTGGAAAGCCAGCTCTTGAGAACCCTTCACCCTGAGCCACGGGTTCATAGCTGA
- a CDS encoding TatD family hydrolase has protein sequence MQLVDTHVHLNFDCFAAELDAVADQWRQAGVTRLVHSCVTPAEFPQLQAIADRFPEVSLAVGLHPLDVELWQDDTATEIEALARADRRVVAIGETGLDFFKSEDHEHQYAAVEAQLAIARSLDLPVILHCREAATAMAQVLRSQQSQPGPLRGVMHCWGGTPEETRWFLDLGFYISFSGTLTFGKAETIRDSARLVPGDRLLIETDCPFLAPVPKRGKRNEPAFVQHVAARMAEVRSETLEAIAATTTRNAFELFRLPTALPQVA, from the coding sequence ATGCAGCTCGTCGATACTCACGTTCACCTCAATTTCGACTGCTTCGCGGCAGAACTAGATGCCGTGGCTGATCAATGGCGCCAAGCGGGTGTGACTCGCTTGGTGCATTCCTGTGTTACGCCGGCGGAATTTCCACAACTGCAAGCGATCGCTGATCGCTTTCCAGAAGTGTCGTTGGCAGTGGGCCTGCATCCCCTTGATGTAGAGCTTTGGCAGGATGACACGGCTACAGAAATTGAGGCTTTGGCGCGGGCTGATCGGCGGGTTGTGGCGATTGGTGAGACGGGCTTGGACTTTTTCAAGTCCGAAGACCACGAGCATCAGTACGCTGCGGTGGAAGCCCAGTTAGCAATCGCGCGATCGCTGGATCTGCCAGTGATTCTGCACTGCCGTGAGGCAGCGACAGCCATGGCCCAAGTCCTGCGATCGCAGCAGTCCCAGCCCGGGCCCCTGAGAGGGGTGATGCACTGCTGGGGCGGCACGCCGGAAGAAACCCGCTGGTTTTTGGATCTCGGGTTTTACATCAGCTTCAGTGGCACCCTGACGTTTGGCAAAGCCGAGACGATTCGCGACTCGGCTCGGCTCGTGCCCGGCGATCGCCTGCTGATTGAAACCGATTGTCCGTTTCTAGCGCCAGTTCCCAAGCGGGGCAAGCGCAATGAACCGGCTTTCGTGCAGCATGTGGCGGCTCGGATGGCTGAAGTCCGTTCCGAAACTCTGGAAGCGATCGCGGCAACTACCACCCGCAACGCTTTCGAACTGTTCCGTTTACCGACTGCTCTACCGCAAGTTGCTTAA
- a CDS encoding DUF1350 family protein — protein MATPLWQTIYDNAVLLPESPKAIVHFLGGAFIAAAPQVTYRRLLEGLGDRGFAVIATPFINTFDHTTLADEVDRSYRLAYQRLLALNLLSSDLPVFGVGHSMGSKLHLLMGCAQTSDRRGNVLLAFNNYSARRSIPLLGQLAPALDVTVEFSPSPARTLRLIRDRYSVAHNLLVKFRNDEIDQTRDLIGALRDRFPETSEWLRLSGNHLTPVGQTLPQQTGLTWLDNVSQFASRELGRDLEVVTTAIADWCDRRLTQAATLA, from the coding sequence ATGGCAACACCGCTCTGGCAAACGATCTACGACAACGCTGTGCTCTTGCCTGAGTCGCCCAAGGCGATCGTTCACTTTCTGGGCGGTGCCTTCATTGCGGCTGCGCCCCAAGTCACCTATCGACGCTTGCTGGAAGGGCTAGGCGATCGCGGCTTTGCGGTGATCGCGACGCCATTTATCAATACCTTTGACCACACCACCCTCGCGGATGAGGTCGATCGCAGCTATCGGTTAGCCTACCAACGGCTCTTGGCCTTGAACTTGCTGTCGTCGGATCTGCCCGTTTTTGGGGTCGGACACAGTATGGGCAGCAAGCTACACCTCTTGATGGGCTGTGCACAAACGAGTGATCGCCGCGGCAATGTCTTGCTGGCCTTCAATAACTATTCAGCCCGCCGTTCGATTCCCCTATTGGGTCAGTTGGCGCCTGCCTTGGATGTCACGGTCGAGTTTTCGCCCTCACCCGCCCGCACCCTGCGTCTGATCCGCGATCGCTACAGCGTCGCCCATAATCTGCTGGTCAAGTTCCGCAACGACGAGATTGACCAGACCCGCGATCTAATTGGGGCACTGCGCGATCGCTTTCCAGAAACCAGTGAATGGCTGCGGCTGTCGGGGAACCACCTCACTCCTGTTGGTCAGACGCTGCCGCAGCAAACGGGCTTAACCTGGTTGGACAATGTTTCGCAGTTTGCCAGCCGCGAGCTCGGTCGTGATTTAGAAGTTGTGACAACGGCAATCGCTGATTGGTGCGATCGTCGGCTGACCCAAGCTGCAACGCTGGCTTAA
- a CDS encoding GNAT family N-acetyltransferase — MADAIAAGLVTLRPWQPSDREVAAQLIAQVLAEYGLGWEPEGADRDVLEVEQSYWQTGGAFWVLEQGDRLVGTGAFYPLPVRGISAAEIRKMYLLPEVRGQGLGRALLKRLEQAVATAGYQQVWIETSSLLKEAVSLYESAGYQPATDVHTLRCDRVYYKSL, encoded by the coding sequence ATGGCTGATGCGATCGCGGCAGGCTTAGTGACGTTACGACCTTGGCAGCCAAGCGATCGCGAGGTTGCCGCCCAACTGATTGCGCAAGTGTTGGCAGAGTACGGGTTGGGCTGGGAGCCGGAGGGTGCCGATCGCGATGTTCTGGAAGTTGAGCAGTCCTACTGGCAGACCGGCGGTGCTTTTTGGGTGCTGGAGCAGGGCGATCGCTTGGTGGGGACTGGGGCCTTTTATCCGCTGCCAGTGCGAGGAATAAGCGCAGCCGAGATTCGCAAGATGTATCTCTTGCCAGAGGTGCGCGGGCAGGGTCTGGGTCGGGCTTTGCTCAAACGGCTAGAGCAGGCTGTTGCCACGGCCGGGTATCAGCAGGTTTGGATCGAAACCAGTTCGCTACTGAAGGAAGCGGTGAGTCTCTACGAGTCAGCGGGCTATCAACCCGCGACGGATGTACACACCCTGCGCTGCGATCGCGTTTACTACAAATCCCTGTAG
- a CDS encoding tetratricopeptide repeat protein yields MEDPSLAALLSDLKDTEPQVRDRATQQLWQRWYRQKGTYGFNELQRAEVLMTAGEMVAAEQLLSDLILQLPDFAEAWNRRAVLHYLQGRYSESLSDCDRVIDLNSVHFGALHGKGLNLAALGQYREAIAAFRAALEIQPYALINQRLILECTARLT; encoded by the coding sequence ATGGAAGACCCTAGCTTGGCAGCGCTGCTGTCGGATCTGAAAGACACTGAACCCCAGGTGCGCGATCGCGCCACCCAACAACTCTGGCAGCGCTGGTATCGCCAAAAAGGCACCTACGGCTTCAATGAACTCCAACGCGCTGAGGTGCTGATGACCGCTGGCGAGATGGTAGCCGCAGAGCAACTTCTGAGTGATTTGATTCTGCAACTCCCAGATTTTGCCGAAGCGTGGAACCGCCGTGCTGTTTTGCATTACTTACAGGGTCGCTACTCTGAGTCTTTGTCAGATTGCGATCGCGTTATTGATCTCAACTCAGTTCACTTTGGTGCCTTACACGGTAAGGGACTGAACCTAGCGGCACTCGGACAGTATCGCGAGGCGATCGCTGCCTTTCGTGCTGCCCTCGAGATTCAACCCTACGCCCTGATTAACCAGCGCTTGATTTTGGAATGTACTGCTCGCCTGACCTAA
- a CDS encoding DMT family transporter has protein sequence MGDDQSDRLRCAGLPLKLPVSLQLAIATALWGGTFTAGRIAVQQLSPLAVACGRYLLATAVLLLIMLQRERWPRLNRRQQGLLFGLGVSGIALYNWLFFIGLSLIPASRAALIIALNPTAIALGAALWTGDRLRSWQWAGVGLSLIGAVLLLGSRQAGALTLPGWGDLALIGCVLCWTVYSLLARQALRSLSPLTVTTGACCWGSLLLVGLWAWQGVLLPIDLSLTTTAAIAYLGLGGTALAFCLYANGIERLGAARAGLFINLVPVFGSAIGALLLQEPLSVLTLVGGLLVLAGVGLGTIQPSGLSLAAVDPSQPSPVAQRDR, from the coding sequence ATGGGCGATGATCAGAGCGATCGCCTCCGCTGCGCAGGTTTACCCTTGAAACTTCCTGTCTCGTTGCAACTGGCGATCGCGACTGCGCTCTGGGGCGGTACCTTCACCGCTGGGCGAATTGCAGTCCAACAACTCTCTCCCTTGGCTGTCGCCTGTGGTCGCTACTTACTGGCGACAGCAGTGTTGCTGCTGATCATGCTGCAGCGAGAGCGCTGGCCCCGTCTCAATCGCCGCCAGCAGGGGTTGCTGTTCGGCCTAGGCGTCAGTGGCATCGCCCTCTATAACTGGCTGTTTTTCATTGGCCTGAGTCTGATTCCGGCCAGTCGTGCCGCCTTGATCATTGCCTTGAATCCGACCGCGATCGCGCTGGGTGCGGCGCTCTGGACTGGCGATCGCCTGCGATCGTGGCAGTGGGCTGGCGTGGGACTGTCGCTAATTGGGGCAGTCCTCCTCTTGGGCAGTCGGCAAGCTGGGGCATTGACGCTTCCGGGCTGGGGGGATCTCGCCTTAATCGGCTGTGTTCTCTGTTGGACGGTCTACAGTTTGCTGGCTCGGCAGGCACTGCGATCGCTCAGTCCCCTGACAGTGACGACTGGTGCTTGTTGCTGGGGTAGTCTCTTGCTGGTCGGACTTTGGGCTTGGCAGGGAGTCCTGCTGCCAATCGACCTATCACTGACGACGACTGCGGCGATCGCCTACCTCGGCTTGGGCGGCACAGCCCTGGCGTTTTGCTTATATGCCAATGGAATCGAGCGGCTGGGAGCTGCCCGGGCGGGTCTGTTTATCAATCTCGTGCCGGTGTTTGGCAGTGCGATCGGAGCGCTGTTGTTGCAGGAACCGCTCTCGGTGTTGACCCTAGTCGGCGGTCTGCTGGTCTTAGCGGGTGTGGGTTTAGGGACCATCCAGCCCTCGGGACTGTCGCTTGCTGCCGTTGATCCATCCCAGCCGTCTCCGGTTGCTCAACGCGATCGCTAA
- the hisD gene encoding histidinol dehydrogenase: MLRIVSHLAEAQAEIERICDRTHDDAVVHREASVREIVQAVQRRGDAALIEFTQEFDGFALQAENLRVSGAELDAAYQQIPKDLLDAIRLAHRQIEAFHRQRVPKSWVQFGADGEVLGKRYTPVDRAGLYVPGGRAAYPSTVLMNAVPAKVAGVERVVITTPPGPDGSLNPAVLVAAQEAGIEEIYRVGGAQAIAALAYGTATIPKVDVISGPGNIYVTLAKKLVYGTVGIDSLAGPSEVLIIADRSANPRWVAADLLAQAEHDPLAAAILITPDLEMATQVSLEVERQLQDHPRRLVTEKAIAHYGLAIVVDSLETAVKLSNQFAPEHLELEVEDPWALVEKIRHAGAIFLGSLTPEAIGDYVAGPNHTLPTSGAARYASALSVETFLKSSSLIEYTAASLQRVARAVDVLATAEGLESHAESVRLRQQSLDR; the protein is encoded by the coding sequence ATGCTGCGAATTGTTTCTCACCTCGCTGAAGCTCAGGCTGAAATTGAGCGAATTTGCGATCGCACCCATGATGATGCCGTCGTCCACCGTGAAGCCAGCGTTCGGGAGATTGTCCAAGCGGTGCAGCGTCGCGGCGATGCCGCTCTGATCGAATTCACCCAAGAATTTGATGGTTTTGCGTTGCAAGCCGAGAACCTGCGGGTCAGTGGCGCCGAGCTAGATGCGGCCTATCAGCAAATTCCTAAAGACCTCCTTGATGCGATCCGGTTAGCCCATCGTCAAATTGAGGCATTTCACCGTCAGCGCGTACCCAAAAGCTGGGTCCAGTTTGGGGCCGATGGTGAAGTGTTGGGCAAGCGTTATACCCCTGTCGACCGTGCTGGTCTCTATGTACCGGGTGGGCGAGCAGCTTATCCCAGCACGGTGCTGATGAATGCTGTTCCTGCCAAGGTCGCTGGAGTGGAACGGGTGGTGATCACCACGCCACCAGGGCCGGATGGCAGCTTGAACCCGGCTGTTCTTGTCGCGGCACAAGAGGCTGGGATTGAAGAGATTTACCGTGTGGGTGGAGCACAGGCGATCGCAGCTTTGGCCTACGGCACGGCGACCATTCCCAAGGTTGATGTGATCAGCGGCCCCGGCAATATCTATGTGACGCTGGCTAAGAAATTGGTCTATGGCACCGTCGGCATTGACTCCTTGGCAGGGCCTTCTGAGGTGCTGATCATTGCCGATCGCAGTGCCAACCCGCGTTGGGTTGCTGCGGATTTGCTCGCTCAGGCAGAACATGATCCGCTGGCAGCGGCGATTTTGATCACGCCCGATCTAGAGATGGCAACGCAGGTCAGCCTCGAAGTCGAACGGCAGCTGCAGGATCATCCGCGCCGGTTGGTCACCGAAAAAGCGATCGCTCACTACGGCCTTGCGATCGTGGTGGACTCGCTGGAGACAGCCGTGAAGCTCTCGAATCAGTTTGCGCCCGAACACTTGGAACTGGAAGTCGAAGATCCTTGGGCACTCGTTGAAAAGATTCGCCATGCGGGGGCGATCTTCCTCGGCTCTCTGACGCCAGAAGCGATCGGTGACTATGTCGCTGGCCCCAATCACACCCTGCCAACCTCGGGAGCAGCTCGCTATGCCTCAGCCCTGAGTGTGGAAACCTTCCTCAAGTCCTCTAGCCTGATTGAATACACCGCCGCCTCGTTGCAACGGGTGGCGCGAGCAGTCGATGTTCTGGCGACCGCTGAAGGCTTGGAATCGCATGCAGAATCGGTGCGGTTACGCCAGCAGTCGTTGGATCGCTAA
- the aroQ gene encoding type II 3-dehydroquinate dehydratase, with protein MLKILVLHGPNLNLLGLREPTIYGQTSLAEINTDLVQLGQSLGAAVSILQSNHEGALVDAIHAARGEQDGLVINAGAYTHTSVAIRDAIAGTQIPTVEVHLSNIHQRESFRHHSYLAAVVLGQICGFGPDSYQLGLRAIINHLQAVKAV; from the coding sequence TTGCTGAAAATTCTTGTCTTGCATGGCCCTAACCTCAACCTTTTGGGGCTGAGAGAGCCAACGATTTACGGTCAAACATCACTGGCTGAAATCAATACCGATCTGGTTCAGCTTGGACAGAGTCTTGGGGCAGCAGTCTCTATCCTGCAAAGTAACCATGAAGGCGCTTTGGTTGACGCGATTCATGCGGCGCGGGGTGAGCAAGATGGGCTGGTGATCAATGCCGGTGCCTACACCCATACCAGCGTGGCGATTCGTGATGCGATCGCCGGTACTCAAATCCCAACGGTTGAGGTGCACCTCAGCAACATCCATCAGCGCGAGTCTTTCCGCCACCATTCCTACTTGGCAGCGGTCGTCCTCGGCCAGATTTGTGGTTTTGGCCCAGACAGCTATCAGCTGGGACTGCGGGCGATCATCAACCACCTACAGGCTGTCAAAGCCGTATGA
- a CDS encoding ATP-dependent helicase: protein MGLGLQFRSPSGLDIRLLRPTPQQQAVIDHEQGRAVVVAVAGAGKTTTIARRIGRLVHQVEVPPERILATTFNRYARSQIREKLDHLTVPAGVAVRTLHALAQQILKLEADPWPLAADGEMRRLFYDMQSAIRQGRLDLPTDLSSTEQRQIADLTEDSFLNYLGYLKGDLRFSAWQFEQLPPALQAVATLEVWPESQRWLNICVDAFEQCRQDARLRSFDDLLVDACRLLCADLGIRERVRSRFDFLIVDEYQDINRAQNLIISVLDEAQQNLMVVGDDDQTIYEWRGARPQLILDKLRDRQWVQYTLDRNFRSRAPQLLLANALIRHNRLRSPKQLQGTKAWQHHCEWRSFPSGSAQAAAIAKQILEYRDRGKPLSDLVILIRTYAQTPLIEQQLMAAQLPYVIPGSQPFYLRREVKLLLAYLEFAEAERNRVRNGLTPTNRDRYDQLFRETSSRPSRYLKRPELLSMLQEALDNPHLPLATIVSQRCRDRLGRNRSLQRWLDYLGWVLVAQPSSAAAAIAKLEQLLDLRRWIIDSDISPESGAQKALIIDALQAFAGDRDLQSWLQEMATLQEQSPLSDEGSGVNLLTVFKAKGLEWDTVFIPDLDAGIYPFGASRESESGAGRNSFDPLAEVVLDRSLQEEERRILYVALTRSINNLHLSSATTQRSPFLQEAQISKIQTRLPRLRALATGQLQQLNDRQRSQLIHIDLAFCAQQRLHEVLVTSLRQLPPQAIAQHCHMVQQWIQDAIESDRPPLRSELIQQFWAEITAELMPQQS, encoded by the coding sequence TTGGGTCTCGGGCTGCAATTTCGGTCCCCATCAGGTCTTGATATCCGCTTGCTACGGCCTACTCCACAACAACAAGCTGTCATCGATCATGAGCAGGGACGGGCAGTCGTCGTTGCCGTGGCGGGGGCTGGCAAAACCACGACGATCGCGAGGCGCATTGGGCGCTTGGTGCACCAAGTCGAAGTCCCACCAGAGCGGATTCTAGCCACAACCTTTAACCGCTATGCCCGCAGTCAGATCCGCGAGAAGCTGGACCATCTGACTGTGCCGGCAGGGGTAGCAGTGCGAACCCTTCATGCCCTGGCGCAGCAAATTCTCAAGCTCGAAGCTGATCCTTGGCCCTTGGCGGCAGACGGGGAAATGCGACGGCTGTTCTACGACATGCAGTCTGCGATTCGGCAAGGCCGTCTCGATCTACCGACGGATCTCAGCAGTACGGAGCAACGCCAGATTGCGGACTTGACTGAAGACAGCTTCCTTAACTATCTGGGCTATCTGAAAGGTGATCTGCGCTTCAGTGCTTGGCAATTTGAACAGCTGCCTCCAGCCTTGCAGGCCGTCGCCACACTGGAAGTTTGGCCGGAGTCACAGCGTTGGCTGAACATCTGTGTTGATGCTTTTGAGCAATGCCGCCAAGACGCACGGTTACGCAGTTTTGACGATCTGTTGGTCGATGCCTGTCGCTTGCTCTGTGCCGATCTCGGCATTCGTGAGCGAGTGCGATCGCGCTTTGACTTCCTGATTGTTGATGAATATCAAGACATCAATCGCGCCCAAAACCTTATCATTTCTGTCTTGGATGAAGCCCAGCAGAACCTGATGGTGGTTGGGGATGATGACCAAACGATTTATGAATGGCGTGGTGCGCGGCCCCAGTTGATTTTGGATAAATTGCGCGATCGCCAGTGGGTGCAATACACCCTTGATCGCAACTTCCGATCGCGTGCGCCCCAGCTCCTGCTGGCCAATGCCCTGATTCGCCACAATCGCCTGCGATCGCCCAAGCAACTCCAGGGCACCAAGGCTTGGCAACATCACTGTGAGTGGCGATCGTTCCCGTCCGGTTCTGCCCAAGCGGCGGCGATCGCCAAGCAAATTCTTGAGTATCGCGATCGCGGCAAGCCCTTGTCTGATCTAGTGATTTTGATTCGCACCTATGCCCAAACGCCGCTGATTGAACAACAGCTAATGGCAGCACAACTGCCCTACGTGATCCCCGGTAGCCAGCCGTTTTATCTACGGCGGGAAGTCAAACTACTGCTGGCCTACTTGGAGTTTGCAGAGGCGGAGCGCAACCGTGTCCGGAACGGTCTGACGCCCACGAACCGCGATCGCTACGACCAGTTATTCCGCGAAACATCGAGTCGCCCCAGCCGCTATCTCAAGCGACCAGAGCTGCTTTCAATGCTTCAAGAAGCCTTGGACAATCCTCATTTGCCCTTGGCGACGATTGTCAGTCAACGCTGTCGCGATCGCCTGGGCCGCAACCGATCGCTGCAACGCTGGTTGGATTACCTTGGCTGGGTGTTGGTGGCTCAACCCAGTTCTGCCGCCGCCGCAATCGCCAAACTGGAGCAGCTTCTCGATCTGCGCCGCTGGATTATTGATAGCGATATCTCGCCGGAAAGTGGGGCTCAAAAAGCCCTGATTATTGATGCGCTGCAAGCTTTTGCGGGCGATCGTGATCTCCAAAGTTGGCTGCAGGAAATGGCCACTCTGCAAGAACAGTCGCCCCTGTCTGATGAAGGCAGTGGCGTCAATCTCCTGACAGTGTTTAAAGCGAAGGGACTGGAATGGGACACCGTTTTTATTCCTGATCTGGATGCAGGCATTTATCCCTTTGGGGCTAGCCGAGAGAGTGAATCAGGTGCCGGGCGCAACAGCTTTGATCCACTCGCAGAAGTTGTCCTCGATCGCAGCTTGCAGGAAGAGGAGCGCCGCATTTTGTACGTGGCTCTAACGCGATCGATCAACAATTTGCACCTTTCCTCCGCCACCACGCAGCGATCGCCCTTTTTGCAAGAAGCGCAGATCAGCAAGATCCAAACACGCCTGCCACGATTGCGAGCCCTTGCGACCGGCCAACTCCAACAACTCAACGATCGCCAACGCAGTCAACTGATTCACATCGATCTTGCGTTCTGTGCCCAGCAACGCCTGCATGAAGTATTGGTGACCAGCCTGCGCCAACTCCCTCCTCAAGCGATCGCCCAGCACTGTCACATGGTTCAGCAGTGGATTCAGGATGCTATCGAAAGCGATCGCCCACCCCTGCGATCGGAACTCATCCAGCAGTTTTGGGCCGAGATTACCGCCGAGTTGATGCCGCAGCAGTCTTAA